The Methanococcus maripaludis genome has a window encoding:
- a CDS encoding AAA family ATPase — protein MDIKEKYQLWDEFLQRWPVEKVKSMTLEEYTNLGNNDYFCYWLERKAHELGGIGGGASFKFGIFRTNSENKENERGRKYSEKYGWYEKYGKTEEEAFQTVKNMVMDIIEKSRAGKFNEIDSIDLGNAVKWKIAFIYQDRNSPKLVSIYNTKMLAKALGVEFNGSVSELQSCAFKEKPENMDIFEYYDILESRFKESDEDESEDFIEEESEEISVTSKNKKFPLNTILYGPPGTGKTYSVTEKAVEIIDGDISNKSREELVDRYENLRENGQIEFITFHQSYSYEDFIEGIKPVLENSDSNSIEYQIDDGIFKTLCLKAKAKKSTVITGYTFDENKSNVFKLSLGDVSIDADPIFKYCFENGVIALGWGEDIDFSKSTSLDAIKKVHDTKYPQYASFGPTAVDRFINGMKKGDIVVITHGNRKFKAICQIIGDYEYRNDSEIRYYQFRKVKWLWVADEPAPVSQILKEKNFSQMSIYKLSKEDLLIENLKDLISNNSDVENNKPRFDEVFTKLIGNTDFENGETIRIDMKNPNSHYLIKKVNEKTIFYDKGNVSGEYNLSINTLKRMYDTGENNIITGGGLESYYNGLLTRINKIAEQLSVKTDEKNYVLIIDEINRGNISKIFGELITLIEDDKRLGTKNQITTTLPYSKDTFGVPKNLYLLGTMNTADRSIALMDTALRRRFHFEELMPDPELLNGIIVKGINLKQMLEKLNERVEFLYDRDHEIGHAYFLPLKYIENEEEQFKKLCQIFKNKIIPLLQEYFYDNYEKIQIVLGDHFRQLNRMEETENYEDIPVRFIQSKKFKENSVIGFDHEEYEDMITYRINPDLCIGDITPETFKKIYEKI, from the coding sequence ATGGATATCAAGGAAAAATATCAATTATGGGATGAATTTCTTCAACGATGGCCTGTTGAAAAAGTAAAAAGCATGACTTTAGAAGAATACACAAATTTAGGAAATAATGACTATTTTTGCTACTGGTTAGAACGTAAAGCTCATGAATTGGGCGGAATAGGTGGGGGTGCTTCATTTAAATTTGGGATATTTAGAACGAACTCTGAAAACAAAGAAAACGAAAGAGGTCGAAAATATTCTGAAAAATACGGTTGGTACGAAAAATACGGAAAAACTGAGGAAGAGGCGTTCCAAACAGTTAAAAATATGGTAATGGATATAATTGAAAAATCGAGAGCCGGAAAATTTAATGAAATCGATTCGATAGATCTCGGAAATGCAGTAAAGTGGAAAATTGCATTTATTTATCAAGATCGAAACAGTCCTAAGCTAGTTTCCATATACAATACAAAAATGCTGGCTAAAGCACTCGGGGTTGAATTTAATGGTTCAGTTTCTGAACTACAATCCTGTGCATTTAAAGAAAAACCTGAAAATATGGACATTTTTGAATATTATGACATTTTAGAAAGTAGGTTTAAAGAATCTGATGAAGATGAAAGCGAAGATTTTATCGAAGAAGAATCTGAAGAAATTAGTGTTACCTCGAAAAATAAAAAATTCCCTTTAAACACGATACTTTACGGCCCTCCTGGAACTGGAAAAACATATTCTGTAACTGAAAAAGCAGTTGAAATAATTGATGGCGATATTTCAAATAAATCAAGGGAAGAGCTCGTAGATAGGTACGAAAACCTGAGAGAAAACGGTCAAATTGAATTTATAACATTTCACCAGTCATATTCCTACGAAGATTTTATCGAAGGAATTAAACCCGTTTTAGAAAATTCGGACAGCAATTCAATTGAATACCAGATAGACGATGGAATTTTTAAAACATTGTGTTTAAAAGCAAAAGCAAAGAAATCTACCGTAATTACAGGGTATACTTTTGATGAAAATAAATCAAATGTATTCAAACTTTCATTGGGTGATGTATCTATCGATGCAGATCCTATTTTTAAATACTGCTTTGAAAATGGAGTCATTGCATTGGGTTGGGGAGAAGATATTGACTTTAGTAAAAGTACTTCATTAGATGCGATAAAGAAAGTACATGACACGAAATACCCACAATACGCTTCTTTTGGACCAACTGCTGTTGATCGATTTATCAATGGAATGAAAAAAGGCGATATTGTAGTAATTACTCATGGAAACCGTAAATTTAAAGCAATATGTCAAATTATTGGCGATTACGAATACCGTAACGACTCTGAAATAAGATACTATCAATTTAGAAAAGTTAAATGGCTTTGGGTAGCTGATGAACCGGCCCCGGTTTCACAAATCCTAAAAGAAAAGAATTTTTCACAAATGTCAATTTATAAACTTTCAAAAGAGGATTTGTTAATTGAAAATCTTAAAGATCTCATTTCAAACAATTCCGATGTAGAAAATAATAAACCGAGATTTGATGAAGTATTTACTAAATTAATTGGAAATACTGATTTCGAAAATGGGGAAACCATTAGAATAGATATGAAAAATCCAAATTCCCATTATTTAATTAAAAAAGTAAACGAAAAAACTATTTTTTATGATAAAGGGAATGTATCTGGCGAATATAATCTAAGCATTAATACATTAAAAAGAATGTATGATACTGGAGAAAATAATATCATTACAGGCGGGGGCTTGGAATCGTATTACAACGGACTATTAACCAGAATTAATAAAATTGCAGAACAATTATCCGTAAAAACGGATGAAAAAAACTATGTCCTAATAATTGATGAAATAAACCGTGGAAATATTTCTAAAATATTTGGGGAACTCATTACATTGATTGAAGATGATAAAAGGCTTGGAACTAAAAATCAGATTACTACAACCCTTCCATATTCAAAAGACACTTTTGGGGTTCCAAAAAATCTCTATCTTTTAGGTACGATGAATACTGCTGACAGATCAATTGCTTTAATGGATACTGCACTTAGAAGAAGGTTCCACTTTGAAGAATTGATGCCTGACCCAGAATTATTGAATGGAATTATTGTAAAAGGAATAAATCTAAAACAGATGCTTGAAAAATTGAACGAAAGAGTTGAATTTTTATACGATAGAGATCATGAAATCGGCCATGCATATTTCCTACCTTTAAAATACATTGAAAATGAAGAAGAACAGTTTAAAAAACTCTGTCAAATCTTTAAAAATAAAATAATTCCACTTTTACAGGAGTATTTCTACGATAACTATGAAAAAATACAGATCGTTCTTGGAGACCACTTCAGACAATTAAATAGAATGGAAGAAACCGAAAACTACGAAGATATCCCAGTCAGATTTATTCAAAGCAAAAAATTCAAAGAAAATTCAGTAATCGGCTTTGATCATGAAGAATATGAAGATATGATAACATATAGAATAAATCCAGATCTCTGTATTGGAGATATAACTCCTGAAACATTTAAAAAGATTTATGAAAAGATTTAA